The Lutibacter sp. Hel_I_33_5 genome has a window encoding:
- a CDS encoding regulatory protein RecX: protein MDKKVFTVNEIKRKLEQYCVYRDRCHKEVEQKMKEYKLIPEAREMILLSLMQDNFLNEERFAKSFARGKFRIKHWGKNRIVRELKFRNISAYIMKTALKEIDETEYSEKLIQIAVKRNEIITETNHYKRRKKLADYLFRKGFESDLIYKVLKEVLN from the coding sequence ATGGATAAAAAAGTGTTTACTGTTAATGAAATAAAACGAAAGTTAGAGCAGTATTGCGTTTATAGAGATCGTTGTCATAAAGAAGTGGAGCAGAAAATGAAGGAGTATAAATTAATTCCTGAAGCAAGAGAAATGATTCTTTTAAGTTTAATGCAAGATAATTTTCTAAACGAAGAACGTTTTGCAAAAAGTTTTGCAAGAGGAAAATTTAGAATAAAACATTGGGGTAAAAATAGAATTGTTAGAGAATTGAAGTTTAGAAATATTTCAGCCTATATTATGAAAACTGCCCTTAAAGAGATTGATGAAACTGAATATTCTGAAAAATTAATACAAATTGCTGTTAAAAGAAATGAAATCATAACAGAAACCAACCACTATAAAAGACGAAAAAAATTAGCTGATTACCTTTTTAGAAAAGGCTTTGAGTCAGATTTGATTTATAAAGTATTGAAAGAAGTACTAAACTAA
- a CDS encoding efflux RND transporter permease subunit: MTNNKVDKEFGLSSWAINNKTTMYVLMVLILTLGMSAFFNMPRENFPEIRETKIYISSIFPGNTGEDVEKLITDPLEDKLKTVSGVVKITSTSQEDYSMIIVEFDESLSVESAKQKVKDEVDTKTSGEDWPTFNGAKVEPNIFELSMSEEIPILNINISGDYPVDKLKEFGEYLQDEIEDLPQIKKVDIRGAQDKEVEVAVDIYKMMAAKVSFHDIIGAINNGNMTLSAGSLIASGQRRTIRIVGEITDPKQLESFVVKSERGSSIYLRDVANVTFKDKEKTTYAREYDVVLGKGAPVVMLDVKKRSGKNMVVAADKILEIVKDAKANVFPTNLKVTIANDQSSKTIGQVDDLVNNIIFGVILVVTVLMFFLGFKNALFVGFAIPMSMFMSLMILSLLGYTMNTMILFGLIMGLGMLVDNGIVVVENAYRLMEDEGLSSVEAAKKGIGEIAFPIIISTLTTVAAFVPLGLWPGVMGQFMKYFPITLSVVLGSSLFVAIFFNSVMVSQFMNIEDKNMPLKRLTIITSILGIIGLLILFFGGDYRALGTLMVFAAVNFWVYRYILRPLANGFQNNVLPRWEQFYEKILSSALRGWKPIIITFGTFILLFLAFGGFGASIASQRTKIEFFPDNEPNQIIVYIEYPQGTDIEKTNKVTLDIEKRVYKILNAPENIDNGYNFLVESAVSQVGAGAGNPQTDGGSAADMPHRGKITASMREYKFRRGAESKDLQKKVQEALQGIYPGISISVEKDANGPPQGYPINIELEGNDYAELIETAEKMRDFINTKSIAGIDQLKIDVNKSKPSMLVKVDRKKAGELGVSTGQVGQQLRNSVFGAKAGIYKDDGEDYDIYVRFNEENRYNSNAIFNQKLTFRDQASGKVKAIPVSAVASQANTSGFSAIKHKRVNRVVTVYSALAPGYTDAAAIVSQVQKEMETFTQKPNDVKIDYTGQIEEQNKQMTFLMGAFFTGLGLIFFILIFQFNSVSKPAIIMLAIFLSLIGVFGGLVATGAPFVIMMTMMGIISLAGIVVNNGVVLLDYTQLLIDRSKIDHYIDENAFVPVDILTESIIKGGKARLRPVLLTAITTILGLIPLAIGFNINFFTLFSEFNANIYIGGDNVIFWGPLAKTVIYGLIIATFLTLIVVPILYYLVTRFKMWLRTVL; the protein is encoded by the coding sequence ATGACTAATAATAAAGTAGATAAAGAGTTTGGTTTATCCTCCTGGGCGATAAATAACAAAACAACCATGTATGTGTTAATGGTTTTAATCTTAACACTAGGTATGTCGGCATTTTTTAATATGCCAAGAGAAAATTTTCCTGAGATTAGAGAAACTAAAATCTACATTAGCTCTATTTTCCCAGGGAATACAGGAGAGGATGTTGAAAAACTGATTACGGATCCATTAGAAGATAAGCTTAAAACGGTAAGTGGTGTTGTGAAAATCACATCAACTTCACAAGAAGATTATTCTATGATAATTGTTGAATTTGATGAAAGTTTATCGGTTGAATCAGCAAAGCAAAAAGTAAAAGATGAGGTTGATACAAAAACTTCTGGAGAAGATTGGCCAACATTTAACGGCGCAAAAGTAGAGCCTAATATTTTCGAATTAAGTATGTCCGAAGAAATTCCGATACTTAATATTAATATTTCTGGTGATTATCCGGTTGATAAATTAAAAGAGTTTGGAGAATATTTACAAGACGAAATAGAAGATTTACCACAAATTAAGAAAGTAGATATTCGTGGCGCACAAGATAAAGAAGTAGAGGTTGCTGTAGATATCTATAAAATGATGGCTGCAAAAGTTAGCTTTCATGATATTATTGGCGCCATTAATAATGGTAATATGACGCTTTCTGCTGGTAGTTTAATTGCCAGCGGTCAACGTAGAACTATAAGAATTGTTGGAGAAATTACAGACCCTAAGCAGTTAGAAAGTTTTGTTGTAAAGTCAGAAAGAGGGAGTTCTATTTATTTAAGAGACGTTGCAAACGTAACGTTTAAAGATAAAGAGAAAACTACCTACGCAAGAGAATATGATGTTGTTCTAGGAAAAGGAGCGCCTGTTGTTATGCTAGATGTTAAAAAGCGTTCTGGTAAAAATATGGTTGTGGCTGCTGATAAAATTCTAGAAATAGTTAAAGATGCAAAAGCCAATGTTTTTCCAACAAATTTAAAAGTAACGATTGCAAATGATCAATCTTCTAAAACGATTGGTCAAGTAGATGATTTGGTAAATAATATCATTTTCGGAGTTATTTTAGTAGTAACTGTTTTAATGTTTTTCTTAGGATTTAAAAACGCATTATTTGTTGGTTTTGCTATTCCAATGTCCATGTTTATGTCTTTAATGATATTAAGCCTATTGGGATACACCATGAATACCATGATTCTTTTCGGGCTCATAATGGGTCTCGGGATGCTGGTAGATAACGGAATTGTCGTCGTCGAGAACGCATATCGACTCATGGAAGACGAAGGTTTATCTAGTGTTGAAGCAGCTAAAAAAGGAATTGGAGAAATAGCTTTTCCAATTATTATTTCAACCTTAACAACGGTAGCAGCATTTGTTCCACTTGGATTATGGCCAGGCGTTATGGGGCAATTCATGAAATACTTTCCAATAACATTATCTGTTGTTTTAGGATCTTCTCTTTTTGTTGCAATTTTCTTCAACTCAGTAATGGTATCTCAATTTATGAACATTGAGGATAAAAACATGCCATTAAAAAGATTGACAATAATTACATCAATTTTAGGGATTATTGGTTTATTGATTTTATTCTTTGGAGGAGATTATAGAGCATTAGGAACTTTAATGGTTTTTGCCGCAGTTAATTTTTGGGTGTACAGATATATTTTACGTCCGTTAGCAAATGGGTTTCAAAACAATGTGTTACCACGTTGGGAACAATTTTATGAGAAAATTTTATCATCAGCTTTAAGAGGATGGAAACCAATTATAATCACGTTTGGAACTTTTATTTTGTTGTTTTTAGCCTTCGGTGGATTTGGTGCTTCGATTGCTAGTCAACGAACAAAAATTGAATTTTTCCCAGATAACGAACCAAACCAGATTATTGTTTATATAGAGTATCCACAAGGAACTGATATAGAAAAAACTAATAAAGTTACTTTAGATATAGAAAAGCGTGTTTATAAAATTTTAAATGCCCCAGAAAATATCGATAATGGTTATAATTTCTTAGTAGAAAGTGCGGTTTCGCAAGTTGGAGCAGGAGCAGGAAACCCTCAAACTGACGGTGGATCTGCAGCGGATATGCCACATAGAGGGAAAATAACTGCTTCTATGCGAGAGTATAAATTTAGAAGAGGAGCGGAGTCTAAAGATTTGCAGAAAAAAGTTCAGGAAGCGTTACAAGGAATTTATCCTGGAATTTCTATTTCTGTTGAAAAAGACGCAAATGGGCCACCACAAGGCTACCCAATTAATATAGAATTAGAAGGAAATGATTATGCTGAATTGATAGAAACTGCAGAAAAAATGCGTGATTTTATCAATACAAAAAGTATTGCTGGAATCGATCAATTAAAAATTGATGTGAACAAATCGAAACCTTCTATGTTGGTGAAAGTTGATAGAAAAAAGGCTGGAGAATTAGGAGTTAGTACAGGTCAAGTTGGTCAACAATTACGTAATTCTGTGTTTGGTGCAAAAGCAGGAATCTATAAAGATGATGGTGAAGATTATGATATCTATGTTCGTTTTAATGAAGAGAATAGATATAATTCAAACGCAATTTTTAATCAGAAATTAACTTTTAGAGATCAAGCTTCTGGTAAAGTAAAAGCCATTCCTGTTTCTGCAGTTGCATCTCAAGCGAATACTTCTGGTTTTAGTGCAATTAAACATAAGAGAGTTAATAGGGTAGTGACTGTTTATTCCGCTTTAGCTCCAGGTTATACAGATGCGGCGGCAATTGTTTCTCAAGTTCAAAAAGAAATGGAAACATTTACTCAGAAACCAAATGACGTTAAAATTGATTATACAGGTCAGATTGAAGAGCAAAACAAACAAATGACTTTTTTAATGGGTGCATTTTTTACTGGTTTAGGATTAATCTTTTTTATATTGATTTTCCAGTTTAATTCAGTTTCAAAACCAGCTATCATAATGCTAGCTATTTTCTTAAGTCTAATAGGAGTTTTTGGTGGATTAGTAGCAACTGGAGCGCCGTTTGTTATTATGATGACAATGATGGGGATTATCTCGTTAGCAGGTATTGTGGTAAATAATGGAGTGGTATTATTAGATTATACCCAGCTTTTAATAGATAGAAGTAAAATTGATCACTATATTGATGAAAATGCTTTTGTACCTGTGGATATATTAACAGAATCTATTATTAAAGGAGGAAAGGCACGTTTAAGACCTGTTTTATTAACAGCAATAACCACTATTTTAGGACTTATTCCTTTGGCAATTGGTTTTAATATTAACTTCTTTACGTTGTTTAGCGAGTTTAATGCGAATATTTATATTGGTGGTGATAATGTGATTTTCTGGGGACCTTTAGCTAAAACAGTAATTTACGGATTAATCATAGCTACTTTCTTAACATTAATAGTTGTGCCAATTTTATATTATTTAGTTACTAGATTTAAAATGTGGTTACGTACAGTTTTATAA